From one [Ruminococcus] lactaris ATCC 29176 genomic stretch:
- a CDS encoding ATP-binding protein gives MKIDSIKIKNFRGYKDETKIELNDLTVFVGKNDIGKSTILEALDIFFNDGKGVIKLDKTDVNVRGKKEEDLDIEISVCFSELPEKIIIDSTVETSLQDEFMLNADGQLEVIKRYKNGGAAKVFIKAKHPTNGKCAELLLKKNSDLKKIIKSENIECENQTVNAEMRKAIWNKFSDDLQQDVIEIDASKEDAKKIWEKLSNYLPTYSLFQSDRKNSDGDDEIQDPLKTAVKQILSDTELQATLAEVATEVENKLKEVADRTLTKLREMDPAIAASLNPIIPSADSLKWQDVFKNVSISGDEDIPINKRGSGVKRLVLLNFFRAEAERHCQEQGNTGVIYAIEEPETSQHSDNQRILIEAFKTLASVANTQVILTTHSSYIVKQLQFTDLRLIKENEEGNKEILGVLPGQLQYPSLNEVNYIAFNEVTEEYHDELYSFIEFQGWKNSYIQGKPTRLYKRIGRNNSIIDEQKVLTEYIRHQIHHPENKNNPRYTREELKQSIDLMRTFIEQQSAAGIVEP, from the coding sequence GTGAAAATAGATTCTATAAAAATCAAGAATTTTCGAGGATACAAAGACGAAACAAAAATAGAATTAAATGATTTAACAGTCTTTGTTGGAAAGAATGATATTGGAAAATCTACGATTTTAGAAGCCTTAGATATATTTTTTAATGATGGAAAAGGTGTAATAAAATTAGATAAAACGGATGTTAATGTGAGGGGCAAAAAGGAAGAAGATTTAGATATAGAAATTTCTGTATGTTTCTCGGAGTTACCAGAAAAGATAATTATAGATTCGACAGTTGAAACTTCGTTGCAAGATGAATTTATGCTTAATGCTGATGGACAGTTGGAAGTCATAAAGAGATATAAAAATGGTGGAGCAGCCAAGGTATTTATTAAAGCTAAGCATCCAACGAATGGTAAATGTGCAGAATTATTATTAAAAAAGAATAGTGATTTAAAAAAGATAATAAAAAGTGAAAATATTGAATGTGAAAATCAAACTGTAAATGCTGAAATGAGGAAAGCAATTTGGAATAAATTTTCCGATGATTTGCAACAGGATGTCATAGAGATTGATGCATCAAAAGAAGATGCGAAGAAGATCTGGGAAAAATTATCGAATTATTTACCGACATATTCATTATTTCAATCAGATAGAAAAAATAGCGATGGAGATGACGAAATACAAGATCCATTGAAAACAGCTGTAAAACAAATTTTGAGTGATACAGAATTACAGGCAACATTGGCAGAGGTTGCAACTGAGGTTGAAAACAAATTAAAAGAAGTAGCAGATAGAACATTAACTAAACTTCGAGAAATGGATCCAGCAATTGCAGCAAGTTTGAATCCGATAATCCCATCAGCAGACAGTCTTAAGTGGCAGGATGTCTTTAAAAATGTATCAATATCAGGCGATGAAGATATTCCAATTAATAAACGAGGAAGCGGAGTAAAAAGACTTGTATTGTTAAATTTTTTCAGGGCTGAGGCGGAGAGGCACTGCCAAGAACAAGGTAATACGGGTGTAATATATGCGATAGAAGAGCCAGAAACTTCACAACATTCAGATAATCAGCGGATATTAATAGAAGCCTTTAAGACATTAGCTTCAGTCGCAAATACGCAGGTTATATTGACAACACATAGTTCTTACATTGTTAAGCAATTACAGTTTACAGATTTACGCCTTATTAAAGAAAATGAAGAAGGAAATAAAGAAATATTAGGTGTTCTTCCGGGACAACTTCAATATCCGTCATTAAATGAAGTAAATTATATAGCATTTAATGAAGTTACAGAGGAATATCATGATGAATTATATTCATTTATAGAATTTCAGGGATGGAAAAACTCGTATATTCAAGGAAAGCCAACGAGATTATACAAACGCATAGGTAGGAATAATTCTATTATAGATGAACAGAAAGTTTTGACAGAATATATACGACATCAGATACATCATCCGGAAAATAAAAATAATCCAAGGTATACAAGAGAAGAATTAAAGCAATCCATAGACTTAATGCGAACGTTTATCGAACAGCAGAGTGCAGCCGGAATTGTTGAGCCATAA
- a CDS encoding IS3 family transposase produces the protein MTTKEIPASVGAKLLDINRTSIYYKTSPVSDEELACKEIIDHLHTDNPTWGARQMSAQLKNRGYHVGRRKARRYMNEMDIYPIYPKMNLSKRMQQAKGCPYLLRNAVIDAPNQAWSIDITYIPIRHGFLYLTAVIDWYSRCIVGWEVDDTLDTRMVINALKKAFAVSKPQILNSDQGCQFTSQKYIEFVKENGIRQSMDGKSRWADNIMIERWFRSFKYEEAYLTLYNNIKDARVAIGRYVHTYNFERCHSALDYKTPAECYYPAMLLPYAA, from the coding sequence TTGACTACTAAAGAAATCCCGGCATCTGTAGGAGCAAAACTGCTTGATATCAACCGTACAAGCATCTATTACAAGACTTCACCTGTATCAGACGAAGAACTGGCTTGTAAAGAGATTATCGACCATCTTCATACGGATAATCCAACCTGGGGTGCAAGGCAAATGTCTGCACAACTCAAAAACAGAGGTTATCATGTTGGGCGTCGTAAAGCACGCCGCTATATGAATGAGATGGATATTTACCCAATCTATCCTAAGATGAATCTTTCCAAGCGGATGCAACAGGCAAAGGGATGTCCTTATCTTCTTCGAAATGCCGTCATAGATGCACCAAATCAGGCGTGGTCTATTGACATTACATATATTCCAATCAGACACGGATTTCTGTATCTGACAGCTGTAATCGACTGGTACAGCCGTTGTATCGTAGGCTGGGAAGTCGATGATACCCTTGATACCAGAATGGTTATCAATGCTCTAAAAAAAGCATTTGCTGTGTCAAAACCACAGATTTTGAACTCTGATCAGGGTTGTCAGTTCACAAGTCAGAAATACATTGAATTTGTAAAAGAAAACGGTATCCGTCAGAGTATGGATGGAAAAAGCCGTTGGGCTGACAACATCATGATTGAGCGATGGTTCCGCAGCTTCAAGTATGAAGAAGCTTATCTGACGCTGTATAACAACATCAAGGATGCCAGAGTTGCTATTGGACGATATGTCCACACCTATAACTTTGAAAGATGCCATTCTGCCCTTGATTACAAAACACCGGCTGAATGTTACTACCCGGCAATGCTTTTGCCGTATGCAGCTTAA
- a CDS encoding HDIG domain-containing metalloprotein, which translates to MEHIARKDAFELLKKYNKDPFHIQHALTVETVMKWYANELGYAEDAEYWGIAGLLHDIDFELYPEEHCLKAPELLREAGITEDLIHAVCSHGYGITVGCGKMIDVEPVHEMEKVLFAADELTGLIWAAALMRPSKSTKDMELKSLKKKYKSKGFAAGCSREVIERGAKQLGWELEKLLTMTLQAMAASEDTIRAEMEEEQE; encoded by the coding sequence ATGGAACATATTGCTAGAAAAGATGCTTTTGAGTTACTTAAAAAATATAATAAAGATCCGTTTCACATTCAGCATGCTCTGACTGTAGAGACTGTTATGAAGTGGTATGCAAATGAACTGGGATACGCAGAAGATGCAGAATACTGGGGCATCGCAGGACTGCTTCATGATATTGATTTTGAATTGTACCCGGAAGAGCATTGTTTGAAAGCACCGGAGCTTTTAAGAGAAGCTGGAATTACAGAAGATCTGATCCATGCAGTATGTTCTCATGGATACGGAATCACAGTAGGATGTGGAAAGATGATTGATGTAGAACCCGTTCATGAGATGGAAAAAGTACTATTTGCGGCAGACGAACTGACAGGTCTGATCTGGGCGGCTGCGTTGATGCGTCCGTCAAAAAGTACAAAAGATATGGAATTAAAATCTCTGAAGAAAAAATATAAAAGCAAAGGATTTGCTGCGGGATGTTCAAGAGAAGTCATTGAAAGAGGTGCAAAGCAACTGGGCTGGGAACTTGAAAAGCTTCTTACCATGACCCTGCAGGCAATGGCAGCATCTGAAGATACGATCCGGGCTGAGATGGAAGAAGAACAGGAATAG
- a CDS encoding DnaJ C-terminal domain-containing protein, which yields MKRDYYELLGLAKGADPSAIKKAYRKLAKKYHPDTNPGDKEAEKKFKEITEAYNILSDPEKKKLYDQFGHAAFDQSGAAGGTDTSGFHGGFYGSGFGGAGSDGTGFGSNGFGSGGFSGGGFTGNGGYQEYHFEGGNMDDMFGDIFGNMFHGGTSRKTSSGFGNGFHGGFQSGGFQSKGSDLNAEVTVGFDEAAFGCDKVITLQDPNAPGNPSQSLKVHIPAGIDTGKTIRLRGKGMPGTNGGDAGDLMLKVKVADKPGYERKGTDVYTTITVPFTTAVFGGEALVQTLYGNVLCKIREGTQSGSKIRLKGKGIVSMKNPSVHGDQYVTVQIEVPRHLTPQAKEKLREYEALVSGNAKSA from the coding sequence ATGAAAAGAGATTACTATGAACTGCTCGGACTGGCGAAAGGTGCTGATCCGTCAGCAATAAAAAAAGCCTACAGAAAGCTTGCTAAAAAGTATCACCCGGATACGAATCCCGGTGATAAAGAAGCTGAAAAGAAATTTAAAGAGATCACCGAAGCTTATAATATCCTGAGTGATCCTGAAAAGAAGAAACTTTATGACCAATTTGGTCACGCTGCATTTGACCAGAGCGGTGCTGCCGGTGGAACCGACACCAGTGGTTTCCATGGTGGATTCTATGGAAGTGGCTTTGGTGGAGCCGGATCTGACGGAACCGGATTTGGCAGCAATGGTTTTGGCAGTGGTGGTTTCAGTGGTGGCGGTTTTACCGGAAACGGTGGGTATCAGGAATACCACTTTGAGGGTGGTAATATGGATGATATGTTCGGAGATATTTTCGGAAATATGTTCCACGGAGGAACCTCCCGCAAGACTTCTTCCGGTTTTGGGAACGGCTTCCATGGTGGGTTCCAGTCCGGTGGTTTTCAGTCAAAGGGATCCGATCTGAATGCAGAAGTAACCGTTGGTTTTGATGAAGCTGCTTTTGGCTGTGACAAGGTCATTACATTACAGGATCCAAATGCTCCGGGAAATCCTTCCCAGTCACTGAAGGTTCATATTCCTGCAGGAATCGACACCGGTAAGACGATCCGTCTCCGTGGCAAGGGAATGCCCGGTACAAATGGCGGAGATGCCGGGGATCTGATGTTGAAGGTCAAGGTCGCTGACAAACCGGGATACGAGCGAAAGGGAACGGATGTCTATACGACAATTACTGTACCTTTCACGACGGCTGTCTTTGGTGGTGAAGCACTGGTTCAGACTTTATATGGCAATGTGCTTTGTAAGATCCGTGAGGGTACACAGTCCGGTTCTAAAATCCGTTTGAAAGGAAAGGGAATTGTTTCCATGAAGAACCCTTCGGTTCACGGTGACCAGTATGTAACGGTTCAGATTGAAGTTCCAAGGCACTTAACTCCGCAGGCGAAAGAGAAACTGCGTGAATATGAGGCCTTGGTCAGTGGAAATGCAAAGAGTGCTTAA
- a CDS encoding transposase, translating to MSRQRRNFSAKFKSDLVIELLKGEKDLNTLATENNIQPNLLRNWKKEFLNNASAVFDDKRQENLKDKLAEERKEKAEYAKKVGQLTMQVDWLKKKSEEICGPDYESKFSPKPFDY from the coding sequence ATGTCCAGACAAAGAAGAAACTTTAGTGCCAAATTTAAATCAGACCTGGTAATCGAGCTGCTTAAGGGCGAGAAAGATCTCAACACCCTTGCAACCGAGAATAACATCCAACCAAATCTGCTCCGCAATTGGAAGAAAGAATTCCTTAACAATGCCTCTGCAGTATTCGATGACAAGCGTCAGGAAAACCTCAAAGACAAGCTTGCTGAAGAACGCAAGGAAAAGGCGGAGTATGCGAAAAAGGTTGGTCAGTTAACCATGCAGGTTGACTGGCTCAAAAAAAAATCTGAAGAAATTTGTGGACCTGACTACGAGAGTAAGTTTAGTCCAAAACCTTTTGACTACTAA
- a CDS encoding ISLre2 family transposase, whose translation MYNSIKYFEEECIKRFEKLEDDFIKNPKKLAEYVLGLTEELHNLGLKMIQESLEEMNQMLRKSPKRLQHWVVESHDTKQLITSLGAVTFEKTLFTNKETGESEYLLDRIMGLEKHERITEDALARMLKESVQTSYRRGGEETSLTTDVKKQTVKNKIHALEFPKNKEKPEKKKEVEYLYIEADEDHASLQFREKKGDLIENENHRKNNCLITKLVYVHEGIENEAPQSKRHKLVNPYYFCGTSYGEENAEFWDEVYEYINNHYDLDKVKKVYLSSDGGSWIKSGMKRIAGITYVLDEFHLEKYLIKLTSHMKDSKEDALDELRAAIRSKTKQDFEEIVDRLEDCLVDETGLKRIATGREYILSNWTAAKLRLRHQNRVKGSSTEGHVSHVLSNRMSSRPMGWSITGATKMAKLRAYELNGGDMLELVRYQKRDLQKAAGAEYDVLSSAQMIQSEKNRHGELGKYTEYISHSMSLQNKKIVNFNAHIWGL comes from the coding sequence ATGTACAACAGTATAAAATATTTTGAAGAAGAATGCATTAAAAGATTTGAAAAACTTGAGGATGATTTCATAAAAAATCCGAAAAAGCTTGCTGAGTACGTTCTGGGGCTCACAGAAGAATTGCATAACCTCGGACTGAAAATGATACAGGAATCCCTGGAAGAAATGAATCAGATGCTCAGAAAGAGCCCAAAACGTTTGCAACACTGGGTGGTTGAATCTCATGATACCAAGCAGCTGATTACATCACTGGGGGCAGTTACATTTGAAAAAACGTTATTCACGAATAAGGAAACAGGTGAAAGCGAGTATCTTCTTGATCGAATAATGGGGTTAGAGAAACATGAACGTATCACAGAAGACGCGCTAGCCAGAATGCTTAAGGAGTCTGTTCAGACCTCGTACAGACGTGGCGGAGAAGAAACAAGCCTGACAACAGATGTGAAAAAACAGACTGTAAAAAATAAGATCCATGCGCTTGAATTTCCTAAAAACAAGGAGAAGCCAGAAAAGAAAAAAGAGGTGGAATACCTCTATATCGAGGCGGATGAGGATCATGCGTCACTTCAGTTCAGAGAGAAAAAAGGTGATTTGATTGAAAACGAGAATCACCGGAAGAACAACTGTCTGATCACAAAGCTTGTCTATGTTCACGAAGGAATTGAAAACGAAGCACCTCAGAGCAAAAGACATAAACTCGTGAATCCGTATTACTTCTGTGGAACTAGTTATGGTGAAGAAAATGCGGAATTCTGGGATGAAGTTTATGAATATATCAACAACCATTATGACCTGGATAAAGTCAAAAAAGTATATCTGAGTTCAGATGGTGGAAGCTGGATTAAATCTGGAATGAAACGGATAGCAGGAATCACATATGTACTAGATGAATTTCATCTTGAGAAGTATCTGATCAAGTTGACCAGTCACATGAAGGACAGCAAGGAAGATGCACTAGATGAACTTCGTGCAGCGATTAGAAGTAAAACAAAACAGGACTTTGAGGAAATCGTTGATCGATTGGAAGATTGTCTGGTTGATGAAACAGGATTAAAACGAATTGCTACTGGCAGGGAATATATTCTGTCGAACTGGACAGCTGCTAAGCTACGTTTGAGACATCAGAACAGGGTAAAAGGAAGCAGCACCGAAGGGCATGTGAGTCATGTATTATCCAACAGAATGAGTTCAAGACCAATGGGCTGGAGTATTACAGGCGCAACAAAAATGGCAAAACTTAGAGCATATGAGCTCAATGGAGGAGATATGCTAGAACTGGTAAGATATCAAAAAAGAGATTTACAGAAAGCTGCAGGAGCCGAATATGATGTTCTGAGCAGCGCTCAGATGATCCAGTCAGAAAAAAACAGACATGGAGAACTTGGGAAATATACAGAGTACATTAGTCATAGCATGTCGCTACAAAATAAAAAGATCGTGAACTTTAATGCACATATATGGGGATTATAG
- a CDS encoding endo-alpha-N-acetylgalactosaminidase family protein: MIIDQTVDAFSDTMSGQIGMRVWGEPTETHGCALKFDNIKTSDIFSAVSIDPKSVKLEQDTAAAQDIEVAITGENTLSAIKNGSEVLERGTDYTVNGQNVTIKTTYLEKIKSQSSTKLVFEFEDGQTQTFTININIPEPTVSYTRNFAADGADGFTKKSGSGSMSLENGAMKLQGDGVFIDDNSASLKDQEIEFTYDPMNDNCGYGAVLRYVSDNEYFYVGPSSQNNQHYTRWNIWNAQGQSLLGSEYNDSGFILANRVVPYKIKVRIVDKYVTVFVDNEEILNRELSNVTTNPGKVGFRTGSNNGMLIQKFTQENAAVPTVVENTEPVTIQSDAMTVRLDRAFPRVIDYTLKNGGETVKGQELALHQIELNNKLYTPDVTADISENKAVYHVSEATTGISFDVIFTVEGNVLSMNVKNIVDDQTKLYTLNFPRHSLISMSSKDADGKLTVNNYQGQNAISLSSANASEAYNETTLAVLSNRNVAAALSGESYKNRHEVAYQTFAAGDHNSTGLWMNEYTYRGLDGEIMYLPAVKVAVTADCNGDGKVDAQDGAIVLRDKCMTRKSGADEVTDSWTMIAMNVGSEAQYPFLRILDNVKKMYLATDGFGQNIIIKGYQGEGHDSSHPDYANYNKHAGGLEDFNTLLSEAEKYNAQIGIHVNQTDTYPEAPQYGKLAASLPAWDWYDSSKGIIRENDDLDTSENGLDGRFSQLYDKDTQGKIDTTYVDVFFGTRWPMYKLIQNIKGRNIILGTENPDEMVSHSVFVHGIQTGAGNFKGAGNLVRFVENNQSDIFQGTTLFRGIQSRNNGGDTGGASKGGAGIDGWQQSSQGNNAASMNDSLDTFYCEVLPAKFLAQYPLMQYESESRAVLGNSNEVVTEIVNNVNVITLDGEKVAEGNKIFIPWEKDDDEQGKIYHYNKDGGSSTWTLPESWGNVTEVTIYKLSAEGKSDKKTLPVTGRKVTIDATAKTGYVLYKEDAVKVDTADTMEWSTGSPVKDMGFDSYNFDEWKPSSTSDSVDHIKIKDNSLGNAHLYIEGTKDGQVSQTLTGLVPGQAYSASVWCITDDGRKASIEVKNGDEVVSNYMEQSNVTYGVHHNDKYLTKAQRMQVRFTAASDTVKLTLSAAAGKSDTSVVDFDDVRVAKVDASTNPDPNKYTYWEDFENVDQGFGVFVSTESDQSHLSQKNPVNPEYTTDVIDGNYSLKIRAKDYMRTIPSTVRFKPNTEYKVGIEYKAPSANAFTFAVKSDKASKTLASAVANAQSGKLVLEFTTGDEEDCYVDITGQSSEYYVDNFYVEEAYIPADFSELQKAVDEAEKLDRTVYMTEYYAGLDKILAEAEKVLDNPRTEQSEVDEMTQKVRDAINALQPLATNADFAALEKAVEEAEKIIVKDYKDTSDFESALAAAKLLLEGKETKKELKHTEVATATDTLVEKQKALKPVDPKPVDPDPVDPKPVDPNPVDPDPVAPGKPSTPDNSNGAGQTTGSGKPSADQKNPAMGTKKSGKATKTGDTTPVVPVAGGVLVSAMMLLANFLKKKKDN; this comes from the coding sequence GTGATTATTGATCAGACAGTAGATGCATTTAGTGATACGATGTCCGGACAGATTGGAATGAGAGTCTGGGGAGAACCAACAGAAACCCATGGATGTGCTTTGAAGTTTGACAATATAAAAACTTCCGATATTTTTTCAGCAGTTTCGATTGATCCGAAAAGTGTGAAACTTGAACAGGATACAGCGGCAGCACAGGATATTGAAGTGGCAATAACAGGCGAGAATACATTAAGTGCGATTAAAAATGGATCAGAGGTATTGGAAAGGGGAACGGATTATACTGTAAATGGTCAGAATGTCACAATTAAGACAACTTATCTTGAAAAGATCAAAAGTCAATCCAGTACAAAGCTGGTTTTTGAATTCGAAGATGGGCAGACACAGACATTCACGATTAATATTAACATTCCGGAACCGACGGTATCCTATACAAGAAATTTTGCGGCAGACGGAGCAGACGGCTTTACGAAAAAGAGTGGAAGCGGTTCTATGAGTCTGGAAAATGGTGCCATGAAGCTTCAGGGAGATGGCGTATTTATTGATGATAATTCGGCAAGCCTGAAAGACCAGGAAATTGAATTTACATACGATCCAATGAATGATAATTGTGGATATGGGGCAGTTCTCCGGTATGTAAGTGATAATGAGTATTTCTATGTTGGACCGTCTTCACAGAATAATCAGCATTATACCAGATGGAATATCTGGAATGCACAGGGACAGTCACTTCTTGGAAGTGAATATAATGACAGTGGTTTTATTCTTGCAAATAGAGTGGTTCCATATAAGATAAAAGTAAGGATTGTGGACAAGTATGTGACAGTATTTGTTGATAATGAGGAAATTCTTAATAGAGAACTTAGTAATGTTACGACAAATCCGGGAAAAGTGGGATTCAGAACCGGAAGTAATAATGGAATGCTCATCCAGAAGTTTACGCAGGAGAATGCAGCTGTACCGACAGTTGTGGAAAATACAGAGCCTGTAACAATTCAGTCAGATGCCATGACAGTCCGTCTGGACCGTGCATTCCCGCGGGTAATCGATTATACATTAAAGAACGGTGGGGAGACTGTAAAAGGACAGGAACTTGCATTACATCAGATTGAGTTAAATAATAAACTTTATACACCGGATGTTACAGCAGATATCAGTGAGAATAAAGCGGTTTATCATGTGTCAGAGGCGACGACAGGAATTTCATTTGATGTTATATTTACTGTAGAAGGAAATGTCCTTTCTATGAATGTAAAAAATATAGTTGATGATCAGACGAAACTGTACACTTTGAATTTCCCGCGTCACAGTTTGATTTCTATGTCAAGTAAAGATGCGGACGGAAAGCTGACTGTAAATAATTATCAGGGACAGAATGCGATTTCGCTTTCTTCAGCCAATGCATCAGAAGCATATAATGAGACGACGCTTGCAGTGTTAAGTAATCGGAATGTTGCTGCTGCATTAAGTGGAGAATCATATAAAAACCGTCATGAAGTAGCATACCAGACGTTTGCGGCAGGAGACCATAATTCTACAGGTTTATGGATGAATGAGTATACTTACCGTGGACTGGATGGAGAGATAATGTATCTGCCTGCAGTCAAGGTAGCGGTCACAGCAGATTGCAATGGAGATGGAAAAGTAGACGCTCAGGATGGTGCGATTGTACTTCGGGATAAGTGCATGACCAGAAAAAGTGGAGCGGACGAAGTGACAGACTCCTGGACAATGATCGCAATGAATGTAGGATCCGAAGCTCAATATCCATTTCTCCGTATTTTGGATAATGTGAAGAAGATGTATCTGGCTACAGATGGATTTGGGCAGAATATTATTATCAAGGGATATCAAGGTGAAGGACATGACTCATCTCATCCGGATTATGCAAATTATAATAAGCATGCTGGTGGTCTGGAAGATTTCAACACTTTGCTGAGTGAGGCAGAAAAGTATAATGCACAAATAGGTATTCATGTAAACCAGACAGATACTTACCCGGAAGCTCCGCAGTATGGAAAGCTTGCAGCAAGCCTTCCGGCCTGGGATTGGTATGATAGTTCAAAAGGCATTATTCGTGAGAACGACGATCTTGACACATCAGAAAATGGATTGGATGGACGTTTTTCGCAATTATACGATAAAGATACGCAGGGAAAGATTGATACGACATATGTAGATGTATTCTTTGGAACAAGATGGCCGATGTATAAATTAATACAGAATATAAAAGGCCGCAACATTATTCTTGGAACAGAGAATCCTGATGAAATGGTTTCCCACAGTGTATTTGTCCATGGTATTCAGACCGGGGCAGGCAACTTTAAAGGAGCAGGAAATCTGGTTCGTTTTGTAGAGAACAACCAGTCTGATATTTTCCAGGGAACAACTTTGTTCAGAGGAATACAATCGAGAAACAACGGCGGCGATACAGGCGGAGCAAGCAAAGGTGGTGCTGGTATTGACGGTTGGCAGCAGTCTTCACAGGGAAATAATGCAGCAAGTATGAATGATTCGCTGGATACATTTTATTGCGAAGTACTTCCGGCTAAGTTCCTTGCACAGTATCCGCTGATGCAGTATGAAAGCGAATCGCGGGCAGTTCTGGGAAATAGTAACGAAGTAGTAACTGAGATCGTGAATAACGTTAATGTTATTACGCTGGACGGTGAAAAAGTTGCCGAAGGAAATAAGATTTTCATTCCATGGGAAAAGGATGATGATGAGCAGGGTAAGATTTATCATTATAATAAAGATGGAGGTTCAAGTACCTGGACACTTCCGGAATCCTGGGGAAATGTAACTGAGGTAACGATTTATAAACTGTCTGCAGAAGGAAAATCTGATAAGAAAACGCTTCCTGTGACAGGACGTAAAGTAACAATTGATGCGACAGCAAAAACAGGATATGTACTTTACAAAGAGGATGCTGTAAAAGTTGATACGGCTGATACAATGGAGTGGTCTACAGGATCTCCTGTGAAAGATATGGGATTCGATTCCTATAATTTTGATGAGTGGAAACCATCATCTACATCTGATAGTGTAGATCATATAAAGATTAAGGATAATAGTCTTGGAAATGCACACCTTTATATAGAGGGAACAAAAGATGGACAGGTAAGTCAGACTTTAACAGGTCTGGTTCCGGGGCAGGCTTATTCGGCATCTGTATGGTGCATTACTGATGATGGACGAAAAGCATCAATTGAGGTAAAGAACGGGGACGAAGTAGTTTCAAATTATATGGAACAGAGTAATGTCACGTATGGAGTTCATCATAATGATAAATATTTGACTAAGGCTCAGCGTATGCAGGTACGTTTTACTGCGGCATCTGACACGGTCAAATTAACGCTTTCTGCAGCAGCAGGAAAAAGCGATACATCGGTTGTTGACTTTGATGATGTGCGGGTGGCAAAAGTTGATGCTTCTACTAACCCGGATCCGAATAAGTATACTTATTGGGAGGATTTTGAAAATGTAGATCAGGGCTTTGGAGTATTTGTGTCTACGGAGTCTGATCAGTCGCATTTATCTCAGAAAAATCCAGTGAATCCAGAGTATACGACGGATGTGATTGATGGAAACTATTCTTTGAAGATTCGTGCAAAAGATTATATGAGAACCATTCCATCAACGGTTAGATTTAAACCGAATACAGAGTATAAAGTAGGCATTGAATATAAAGCACCAAGTGCAAATGCGTTTACTTTTGCAGTAAAATCTGATAAGGCTTCAAAGACGCTTGCAAGTGCGGTGGCAAATGCCCAGAGTGGAAAGCTTGTTCTCGAGTTTACAACAGGTGATGAAGAAGACTGCTATGTAGATATTACAGGACAGAGCAGTGAATATTATGTTGATAATTTCTATGTAGAAGAGGCATACATCCCGGCAGACTTTTCAGAGTTACAGAAGGCAGTAGATGAGGCAGAAAAATTAGACAGAACGGTATATATGACAGAGTATTATGCCGGTCTGGACAAGATTCTTGCGGAGGCTGAGAAAGTACTTGACAATCCACGGACAGAGCAGAGTGAGGTTGATGAGATGACCCAAAAAGTGAGGGATGCAATAAATGCATTACAGCCACTTGCGACAAATGCTGACTTTGCAGCACTGGAAAAAGCAGTAGAGGAAGCTGAGAAAATTATAGTAAAAGATTATAAAGACACATCGGATTTTGAAAGTGCATTAGCTGCTGCAAAACTTCTTTTGGAAGGCAAGGAAACGAAAAAGGAACTTAAGCATACAGAGGTAGCAACAGCAACTGATACGCTCGTTGAGAAGCAGAAAGCACTAAAACCGGTAGATCCAAAACCGGTTGACCCAGATCCGGTAGATCCAAAACCGGTAGATCCGAATCCGGTAGATCCAGATCCGGTTGCCCCAGGCAAGCCATCTACTCCGGATAATTCGAATGGTGCAGGACAGACGACAGGAAGTGGCAAGCCATCTGCTGACCAGAAAAATCCGGCGATGGGTACAAAAAAATCTGGAAAAGCAACAAAAACCGGCGATACAACTCCGGTTGTACCGGTGGCAGGAGGGGTACTGGTCTCTGCAATGATGCTTCTTGCAAATTTTCTCAAAAAGAAAAAAGACAATTGA
- a CDS encoding PF20097 family protein produces MRCPYCNEEMICGAVQSQREIFFTTRADRTWLIPALAKKDEIVLSSHNWSKPTCIAYHCPVCRKVIIDYSVKSE; encoded by the coding sequence ATGAGATGTCCATATTGTAACGAGGAAATGATATGTGGCGCGGTTCAGAGTCAACGCGAAATTTTCTTCACAACGAGAGCTGACAGAACTTGGCTTATACCGGCACTGGCAAAAAAAGATGAAATAGTATTAAGTTCTCATAATTGGTCGAAACCAACCTGTATTGCGTATCATTGCCCTGTCTGCAGGAAAGTTATCATTGATTATTCAGTTAAAAGCGAATAG